The following coding sequences lie in one Variovorax terrae genomic window:
- a CDS encoding ABC transporter substrate-binding protein → MKKRVFLSATALAAMVLSSGAVLAQDKFKIGLILPMTGQQASTGRQIEAAARLYMAQNGDTVAGKKIELIIKDDAATPDQTKRLAQELVVNEKVNVLGGFGVTPAALAAAPIATQSKTPLVVMAAATSSITEASPYIVRTSFTLPQVSVSLADWAPKNGIKKVVTLVSDYGPGIDAEKYFKDRLTFNGGQVVEQLRVPLRSPDFAPFLQKVRDIKPDALFVFVPSGAGAAVMKQFLERGLDKAGIKLIATGDVTDDDQLNDMGDGALGVVTSHHYSAAHPSAMNKKFVEAFEKANKGMRPNFMAVGGYDGMRVIYEALKATKGQGGGDALLAAMKGQIFESPRGKIFIDAQTRDIVQDVYLRKVERKNGQLYNVEFDVIKDVKDPGKAK, encoded by the coding sequence ATGAAGAAAAGAGTATTCCTCAGCGCAACGGCCCTGGCAGCCATGGTGTTGTCGTCGGGCGCTGTGCTGGCGCAAGACAAATTCAAGATCGGCCTGATCCTGCCGATGACGGGCCAGCAAGCCTCCACGGGGCGCCAGATCGAAGCGGCGGCTCGCCTGTACATGGCCCAGAACGGCGACACCGTGGCCGGCAAGAAGATCGAACTCATCATCAAGGACGACGCCGCCACCCCCGACCAGACCAAGCGCCTGGCCCAGGAACTGGTGGTCAACGAGAAAGTCAACGTGCTCGGCGGCTTCGGCGTCACCCCGGCCGCCCTGGCCGCCGCCCCCATCGCCACCCAGTCCAAGACCCCGCTGGTCGTCATGGCCGCTGCCACCTCCAGCATCACCGAAGCCTCGCCCTACATCGTGCGCACCAGCTTCACGCTGCCGCAAGTCTCGGTCTCCCTGGCCGACTGGGCGCCCAAGAACGGCATCAAGAAAGTCGTCACCCTGGTCAGCGACTACGGCCCCGGCATCGACGCCGAGAAATACTTCAAGGACCGCCTGACCTTCAACGGCGGCCAGGTGGTGGAGCAACTGCGCGTGCCCCTGCGCAGCCCCGACTTCGCCCCCTTCCTGCAAAAGGTGCGCGACATCAAGCCCGACGCCCTGTTCGTCTTCGTGCCCTCGGGCGCGGGCGCGGCCGTCATGAAGCAGTTCCTGGAGCGCGGCCTGGACAAGGCCGGCATCAAGCTGATCGCCACCGGCGACGTCACCGACGACGACCAGCTCAACGACATGGGCGACGGCGCCCTGGGCGTGGTCACCTCGCACCACTACTCGGCGGCCCATCCCTCGGCCATGAACAAGAAATTCGTCGAAGCCTTCGAGAAAGCCAACAAGGGCATGCGCCCGAACTTCATGGCGGTCGGCGGCTACGACGGCATGCGCGTGATCTACGAAGCGCTCAAGGCCACCAAGGGCCAGGGCGGCGGCGATGCGCTGCTGGCGGCCATGAAGGGCCAGATCTTCGAGAGCCCGCGCGGCAAGATCTTCATCGATGCGCAGACCCGCGACATCGTGCAGGACGTGTACCTGCGCAAGGTCGAGAGGAAGAACGGCCAGCTGTACAACGTGGAGTTCGATGTCATCAAGGATGTGAAGGATCCCGGGAAGGCAAAGTAA
- a CDS encoding pirin family protein — protein MLTLRKSQDRGYADHGWLKSFHSFSFAGYHDPQHMGWGNLRVINEDRIAPGTGFGTHGHRDMEIISYVLSGNLAHKDTMGNVKGIPPGDVQRMSAGRGVQHSEFNHAQDETTHFLQIWIEPNVTGIPASYEQKTFADSEKRGNLRLVASPDGAQGSVTIHADASLYAGLLDGAESATLALDPARKGYVHLVRGELDVNGQKLGAGDAALIERESRLTLDHGKDAEVLVFDLGN, from the coding sequence ATGCTGACGCTTCGCAAATCCCAGGACCGCGGCTATGCCGACCACGGCTGGCTCAAGTCGTTCCACAGCTTCTCGTTCGCCGGCTACCACGACCCGCAGCACATGGGCTGGGGCAACCTGCGCGTGATCAACGAAGACCGCATCGCGCCGGGCACCGGCTTCGGCACGCACGGCCACCGCGACATGGAGATCATCAGCTACGTGCTCAGCGGCAACCTCGCGCACAAGGACACCATGGGCAACGTCAAGGGCATCCCGCCGGGCGACGTGCAGCGCATGAGCGCCGGCCGCGGCGTGCAGCACAGCGAGTTCAACCACGCCCAGGACGAGACCACGCACTTCCTGCAGATCTGGATCGAGCCCAACGTGACCGGCATTCCCGCGAGCTACGAGCAGAAGACCTTTGCCGACAGCGAGAAGCGCGGCAACCTGAGGCTCGTGGCCTCGCCCGACGGCGCGCAGGGCTCGGTGACGATCCACGCCGACGCCTCGCTGTATGCGGGCCTGCTCGACGGCGCCGAATCGGCCACCCTGGCGCTGGACCCGGCGCGCAAGGGCTACGTGCACTTGGTGCGCGGCGAGCTCGACGTCAACGGCCAGAAGCTCGGCGCCGGCGATGCCGCGCTGATCGAGCGCGAAAGCCGGCTCACGCTGGACCACGGCAAGGATGCCGAGGTGCTGGTTTTCGACCTGGGTAACTAG
- a CDS encoding flavodoxin family protein, with protein MTTVAVVYHSGYGHTQRMAQAVAQGAGAVLVAIDADGNLPQGGWDTLAAADAIIFGSPTYMGNVSWQFKKFADASSKVWFAQGWKDKLAAGFTNSAGMNGDKHATLTTLFTLAMQHAMIWVSQGLMPSNTKAARRNDVNYLVSYSGAIAQSPSDSSAGDMLPGDLETARLFGERVAQVAARMRG; from the coding sequence ATGACAACAGTGGCCGTGGTCTACCACTCCGGTTACGGACACACGCAGCGCATGGCGCAGGCCGTGGCGCAGGGCGCGGGCGCGGTGCTGGTGGCGATCGACGCCGACGGCAACCTGCCCCAGGGCGGCTGGGACACGCTCGCCGCGGCCGACGCGATCATCTTCGGCTCGCCCACCTACATGGGCAACGTGAGCTGGCAGTTCAAGAAATTCGCCGACGCATCGTCCAAGGTCTGGTTCGCCCAGGGCTGGAAGGACAAGCTGGCCGCGGGCTTCACCAACAGCGCCGGCATGAACGGCGACAAGCACGCCACGCTCACCACCTTGTTCACGCTCGCGATGCAGCACGCCATGATCTGGGTCAGCCAGGGCTTGATGCCGAGCAACACCAAGGCGGCCCGGCGCAACGACGTGAACTACCTGGTGTCGTACAGCGGCGCGATCGCGCAGTCGCCGTCCGACAGCAGCGCCGGCGACATGCTGCCCGGCGATCTTGAGACCGCCCGCCTGTTCGGCGAGCGCGTGGCGCAGGTTGCCGCCCGGATGCGCGGCTGA
- a CDS encoding Bug family tripartite tricarboxylate transporter substrate binding protein, translating into MQRRQMLMAAAAAAAPMLWSGGAAGQTAAFPSKTLRIVVPFGAGGVADLTARTVGQKLAELLGQSVIIDNRPGAGGVVAGEVVAKAEPDGHTLLLMSNGTAVSAGLFKSLPFDAVRDFAPISLLGLFDLVIVVPDNSRFKTLGELVAWAKAHPGKLNLGSINVGSTQNLAAELFKTSAGIDAQVVPFNGTPSVVTALRGGQIDAAVEILSPVMTQISSQALRALAVMGEKRSTSLPEVPTVAESGGPLARFNAASWNALAAPARTPRDVVQRLNREVQAAIASPDVKKRLQDLRVEPRASTPEQLGQLLTSDIVRWGEVISRANIPRQ; encoded by the coding sequence ATGCAACGTCGACAGATGCTCATGGCCGCAGCCGCCGCGGCGGCGCCCATGCTGTGGTCGGGCGGAGCCGCCGGCCAGACCGCGGCGTTCCCGTCCAAGACGCTGCGCATCGTCGTGCCCTTCGGCGCCGGCGGCGTGGCCGACCTGACGGCCCGCACCGTGGGCCAGAAGCTGGCCGAGCTGCTGGGCCAGAGCGTGATCATCGACAACCGCCCCGGCGCGGGCGGCGTGGTGGCCGGCGAGGTGGTGGCCAAGGCCGAGCCCGACGGCCACACGCTGCTGCTCATGAGCAACGGCACGGCGGTGAGCGCCGGCCTGTTCAAGAGCCTGCCGTTCGACGCGGTCCGCGATTTCGCGCCCATTTCGCTGCTGGGCCTGTTCGACCTCGTCATCGTGGTGCCCGACAACTCGCGCTTCAAGACGCTGGGCGAGCTGGTGGCCTGGGCCAAGGCCCATCCGGGCAAGCTCAACCTCGGCAGCATCAACGTGGGCAGCACGCAGAACCTGGCGGCCGAGCTGTTCAAGACCAGCGCCGGCATCGACGCCCAGGTCGTTCCCTTCAACGGCACGCCGTCCGTGGTGACGGCGCTGCGCGGCGGCCAGATCGACGCGGCGGTGGAGATCCTGAGCCCGGTGATGACCCAGATCAGCAGCCAGGCGCTGCGCGCGCTGGCGGTGATGGGCGAGAAGCGCTCGACCTCGCTGCCCGAGGTGCCGACGGTGGCCGAAAGCGGAGGGCCGCTGGCCAGGTTCAACGCGGCGTCGTGGAACGCGCTGGCCGCGCCGGCCCGCACCCCGCGCGACGTGGTGCAGCGGCTGAACCGCGAAGTGCAGGCGGCGATCGCCTCGCCCGACGTGAAGAAGCGCCTGCAGGACCTGCGCGTGGAGCCGCGTGCCAGCACGCCCGAGCAGCTGGGCCAGCTACTGACCTCGGACATCGTGCGCTGGGGCGAGGTGATCTCCCGCGCCAACATTCCGCGCCAGTGA
- a CDS encoding GntR family transcriptional regulator gives MDAATPLNAEAPEAGASQAVKTQLRLREMILAGELPGGTRIAELAIVERLGVSRTPIRAALMRLEQEGLLETLPNGGYAVRTFSERDVSEAIELRGTLEGLLARLAAERGAAAVLLGEARACLDGIDGVLRQPALNDEAFSRYVALNQRFHNLLGEMAGSAVIVRELERVARLPFASPSGFVVVQANSPQARDMLIVAQDQHRQVLDAIEHGEGSRAEAIMREHSRIAQRNLREAVRGQHLDQMPGVRLIRKRS, from the coding sequence ATGGACGCCGCCACCCCGCTCAATGCCGAAGCCCCCGAAGCAGGGGCTTCGCAGGCCGTGAAGACGCAGCTGCGCCTGCGCGAAATGATCCTGGCGGGCGAGCTGCCGGGCGGCACGCGCATCGCCGAGCTGGCCATCGTCGAGCGGCTGGGCGTCTCGCGCACACCGATCCGGGCCGCCCTGATGCGGCTGGAGCAGGAGGGCCTGCTGGAAACCCTGCCCAACGGCGGCTATGCGGTGCGCACCTTCTCCGAGCGCGATGTGTCCGAGGCGATCGAGCTGCGCGGCACCCTTGAAGGGCTGCTCGCGCGGCTGGCCGCCGAGCGCGGCGCGGCGGCGGTGCTGCTGGGCGAGGCGCGCGCCTGCCTCGACGGGATCGACGGCGTGCTGCGCCAGCCGGCGCTCAACGACGAGGCGTTCTCCCGCTACGTGGCGCTCAACCAGCGCTTTCACAACCTGCTCGGCGAGATGGCTGGCAGCGCCGTGATCGTGCGCGAACTGGAGCGCGTGGCCCGCCTGCCGTTCGCCTCGCCCTCGGGCTTCGTCGTGGTGCAGGCCAACTCGCCCCAGGCGCGCGACATGCTCATCGTGGCGCAGGACCAGCACCGCCAGGTGCTCGACGCCATCGAGCACGGCGAAGGCTCGCGCGCCGAGGCCATCATGCGCGAGCACTCGCGCATCGCCCAGCGCAACCTGCGCGAGGCCGTGCGGGGCCAGCACCTGGACCAGATGCCCGGCGTGCGGCTGATCCGCAAGCGAAGCTGA
- a CDS encoding branched-chain amino acid ABC transporter permease, translating into MLTILFDGIAYGMLLFVLAVGLAVTMGLMNFINLAHGAFAMVGGYITVLLMQRAGVPFLVCLPLAFLGAALLGAVLERTLYRPLYRRPHLDQVLFSIGLVFMAVAGFDYFIGSTQQIMQLPEWLKGRTEIGSGPWTLGMGHYRIFIIVVCAALTVGLQYILARTRFGSRLRASVDDQRVAAGLGINVNMVFLSTFAVGSGLAGLGGALGIEVLGLDPTFPLKFMVYFLIVVAVGGTSSITGPLLAALLLGIADVAGKYYIPKLGAFIVYCLMIVILIWRPQGLFVRKGGK; encoded by the coding sequence ATGCTGACCATACTCTTTGATGGCATCGCCTACGGCATGCTGCTCTTCGTGCTCGCCGTCGGGCTGGCCGTGACCATGGGGCTGATGAACTTCATCAACCTCGCGCACGGCGCCTTCGCCATGGTGGGCGGCTACATCACCGTGCTGCTGATGCAGCGTGCCGGCGTGCCCTTCCTGGTGTGCCTGCCGCTGGCCTTCCTGGGCGCCGCGCTGCTGGGCGCCGTGCTCGAGCGCACGCTGTACCGGCCGCTGTACCGCCGTCCGCACCTGGACCAGGTGCTGTTCTCCATCGGCCTGGTGTTCATGGCCGTGGCCGGCTTCGACTACTTCATCGGCTCCACGCAGCAGATCATGCAGCTGCCCGAATGGCTCAAGGGCCGCACCGAGATCGGTTCGGGCCCCTGGACCCTGGGCATGGGCCACTACCGCATCTTCATCATCGTGGTCTGCGCCGCGCTCACGGTGGGGCTGCAGTACATCCTGGCCAGGACGCGCTTCGGCAGCCGCCTGCGCGCCTCGGTGGACGACCAGCGCGTGGCCGCGGGCCTGGGCATCAACGTGAACATGGTGTTCCTCTCCACCTTCGCCGTGGGCTCGGGCCTGGCCGGCCTGGGCGGCGCCCTGGGCATCGAGGTGCTGGGGCTGGACCCGACCTTCCCGCTCAAGTTCATGGTGTACTTCCTGATCGTGGTGGCCGTGGGCGGCACCTCGTCCATCACCGGGCCGCTGCTGGCGGCGCTGCTGCTGGGCATCGCCGACGTGGCCGGCAAGTACTACATCCCCAAGCTCGGGGCCTTCATCGTCTACTGCCTCATGATCGTGATCCTGATCTGGCGCCCGCAGGGCCTGTTCGTGCGCAAGGGAGGGAAATGA
- a CDS encoding ABC transporter ATP-binding protein, whose product MAEELLKIENLSAGYGEAVVLNHVSLALGEGETLALLGRNGTGKTTLMNTLAGATTRHGGSITLGGVALHKLASHERAGAGIGWVPQERNIFKSLTVDENLTAVARPARAGSTARPWTPERVYEMFPRLAERKTNLGTQLSGGEQQMLAVGRALVLNPKLLLLDEPLEGLAPIIVEELLKAIARITRDEGLSAIIVEQHPQAILAISHRAVVLDHGSVVHAGSAQELREQPALLDRLLGVARG is encoded by the coding sequence ATGGCTGAGGAACTCCTCAAGATCGAGAATCTGAGCGCCGGCTACGGCGAGGCCGTGGTGCTCAACCACGTGTCGCTCGCGCTGGGCGAGGGCGAAACCCTGGCCCTGCTGGGGCGCAACGGCACCGGCAAGACCACGCTGATGAACACGCTGGCCGGCGCCACCACGCGCCACGGCGGCAGCATCACGCTGGGCGGCGTGGCCCTGCACAAGCTGGCCTCGCACGAGCGCGCGGGGGCCGGCATCGGCTGGGTGCCGCAGGAGCGCAACATCTTCAAGTCGCTCACGGTGGACGAGAACCTCACCGCCGTGGCGCGGCCCGCGCGCGCCGGCAGCACGGCGCGGCCCTGGACGCCCGAGCGGGTGTACGAGATGTTCCCGCGCCTGGCCGAACGCAAGACCAACCTGGGCACGCAGCTGTCGGGCGGCGAGCAGCAGATGCTGGCGGTGGGCCGCGCGCTGGTGCTCAACCCGAAGCTGCTGCTGCTGGACGAGCCGCTCGAAGGCCTGGCGCCGATCATCGTGGAAGAGCTGCTCAAGGCCATTGCGCGCATCACGCGCGACGAGGGCCTGTCGGCCATCATCGTGGAGCAGCACCCGCAGGCGATCCTGGCGATCTCGCACCGCGCGGTGGTGCTGGACCATGGCTCGGTGGTGCACGCGGGCAGCGCGCAGGAGCTGCGCGAGCAGCCGGCCCTGCTCGACCGCCTGCTGGGTGTGGCGCGCGGCTGA
- a CDS encoding LysR family transcriptional regulator, giving the protein MQTARDVLTPDALSMLQAVARAGSLAGAARTLGVVPSALTYRVRQIEDALDVLLFDRSSRQARLTEAGAELLREGERLLQDIDAIANRVKRVATGWESQLTIAVDGLISRHILLELTGAFFALNPPTRVKLRDETLSGTLEALTSGQADLAVGVVLEPTNSAGIQSRPLGGVAFLFAVAPHHPLAAAPEPLNDELLRQHRAVAVADSVQRGGGLTMGLLGGQDVLTVPTMHAKLDAQLRGLGGGFLPEPMARPYIETGRLVAKKVDRPERLARMSYAWRGAASQGRALQWWLGQLESPTTRTALLEKHYGV; this is encoded by the coding sequence ATGCAAACCGCACGCGATGTCCTGACGCCGGATGCGCTCTCCATGCTGCAGGCCGTGGCCCGGGCCGGCAGCCTGGCCGGCGCCGCGCGCACGCTGGGCGTGGTACCCAGCGCCCTCACTTACCGGGTGCGCCAGATCGAGGACGCGCTGGACGTGCTGCTGTTCGACCGCAGCTCGCGCCAGGCGCGCCTGACCGAGGCCGGCGCCGAGCTGCTGCGCGAGGGCGAGCGGCTGCTGCAGGACATCGACGCCATCGCCAACCGCGTGAAGCGCGTGGCCACGGGCTGGGAGTCGCAGCTCACGATCGCGGTCGACGGCCTGATCTCGCGCCACATCCTGCTGGAGCTGACCGGCGCCTTCTTCGCGCTGAACCCGCCCACGCGCGTGAAGCTGCGCGACGAAACCCTCTCGGGCACGCTCGAAGCGCTGACCTCGGGGCAGGCCGACCTCGCCGTCGGCGTGGTGCTGGAGCCGACCAACTCGGCCGGCATCCAGAGCCGGCCGCTGGGCGGCGTGGCCTTTCTCTTTGCCGTGGCGCCGCACCATCCGCTGGCGGCCGCGCCCGAGCCGCTCAACGACGAGTTGCTGCGCCAGCACCGCGCCGTGGCGGTGGCCGATTCGGTGCAGCGCGGCGGCGGGCTGACCATGGGCCTGCTCGGCGGGCAGGACGTGCTCACCGTGCCCACCATGCACGCCAAGCTCGACGCGCAGTTGCGCGGCCTGGGCGGCGGCTTCCTGCCCGAGCCCATGGCCCGGCCCTACATCGAGACCGGCCGGCTGGTGGCCAAGAAGGTCGACCGGCCCGAGCGGCTGGCCCGCATGAGCTACGCCTGGCGCGGCGCGGCCAGCCAGGGGCGCGCGCTGCAGTGGTGGCTGGGGCAACTGGAGAGCCCGACGACGCGGACGGCCCTGCTGGAGAAGCACTACGGGGTGTGA
- a CDS encoding NAD(P)-dependent oxidoreductase: protein MTLHHIGLIGYGEVGKIFSAGLKDQSGVAGMGAWDLKFASVTAEAAERAHAAQAGVAAQASMQALCEASDLIISAVTASNTLAVAQEAARHIRPGALFLDLNSASPGTKQQCAALIDARGAHYVEAGVMTSVPPYGIRVPMLLGGARAAGLAAVLAGWGMDARAVSEQLGVASAIKMCRSVMIKGLEALVIESYATARAYGVEDHVLPTLAETFPSIDWEKQGAYFFSRVVQHGQRRAEEMRESANTVREAGFEPFMAAAIAGKQQWVADQAREGVFAGLAKDARWQDYADRLIAARTKQP from the coding sequence ATGACCCTGCACCACATCGGCCTGATCGGCTACGGCGAAGTCGGCAAGATCTTTTCCGCCGGTCTCAAGGACCAATCCGGCGTGGCCGGCATGGGCGCCTGGGACCTCAAGTTCGCCAGCGTGACCGCCGAGGCCGCCGAGCGCGCCCACGCGGCGCAGGCCGGCGTCGCCGCGCAGGCCTCGATGCAGGCGCTGTGCGAGGCCAGCGACCTCATCATCTCGGCCGTGACCGCGTCCAACACCCTGGCCGTGGCGCAGGAGGCGGCGCGGCACATCCGCCCCGGTGCGCTGTTCCTGGATCTCAACTCGGCCTCGCCCGGCACCAAGCAGCAGTGCGCCGCGCTGATCGATGCGCGCGGCGCGCACTATGTGGAGGCCGGCGTCATGACCTCGGTGCCGCCTTATGGCATCCGCGTGCCCATGCTGCTGGGCGGCGCCAGGGCGGCTGGACTCGCCGCCGTGCTGGCGGGCTGGGGCATGGACGCCAGGGCGGTGAGCGAGCAGCTCGGCGTGGCCAGCGCCATCAAGATGTGCCGCAGCGTGATGATCAAGGGCCTGGAGGCGCTGGTGATCGAGAGCTACGCCACGGCCCGCGCCTATGGCGTGGAAGACCACGTGCTGCCCACGCTGGCCGAAACCTTTCCTTCGATCGACTGGGAGAAGCAGGGCGCCTACTTCTTCAGCCGCGTGGTGCAGCATGGCCAGCGCCGCGCCGAGGAGATGCGCGAGTCGGCCAACACCGTGCGCGAAGCGGGCTTCGAGCCCTTCATGGCCGCCGCCATTGCGGGCAAGCAGCAGTGGGTGGCCGACCAGGCGCGCGAGGGCGTGTTCGCGGGCCTGGCCAAGGACGCGCGCTGGCAGGACTATGCCGACCGGCTGATCGCGGCGCGCACCAAGCAGCCGTAG
- a CDS encoding DoxX family protein produces MLNSLQNPLSFIGRLLVAILFVPAGFGKIAGFTGTVGYIASKGLPLPQLGAVIAILVELGVGLLFLVGFKTRWSALALALFTLAAGLFFHNYWAVPAEQVMMQQINFYKNLAIAGGLLSFVAWGGGAWSLDARLKS; encoded by the coding sequence ATGCTGAACTCACTCCAGAACCCGCTGAGCTTCATCGGCCGCCTGCTGGTGGCCATCCTGTTCGTGCCGGCCGGCTTCGGCAAGATCGCCGGCTTCACCGGCACCGTGGGCTACATCGCGTCCAAGGGCCTGCCGCTGCCGCAGCTTGGCGCGGTGATCGCCATCCTCGTGGAGCTCGGCGTGGGCCTGCTGTTCCTGGTGGGCTTCAAGACGCGCTGGTCGGCGCTGGCGCTGGCGCTCTTCACGCTGGCGGCCGGCCTCTTCTTCCACAACTACTGGGCCGTGCCGGCCGAGCAGGTCATGATGCAGCAGATCAACTTCTACAAGAACCTCGCCATCGCCGGCGGCCTGCTGTCCTTCGTGGCCTGGGGCGGCGGCGCCTGGAGCCTGGACGCCCGGCTGAAGTCCTGA
- a CDS encoding NAD(P)-dependent oxidoreductase: protein MNVFIFGASGTVGSALVQEALRRGHQVTAAARNATGLTAAGVKAVQADATSEPEVRAAVAGHDAVIAAVSGRKSGHDTVPAIARNLLSALPAAGVNRLLWVGGAGSLEVAPGVRLVDTPNFPEAYKDEALGQGRALDVFRASASPLNWTCVSPAALLAPGERTGQYRTGGDQLLVDAEGNSRISVADFAVAMIDEMERNAHPRTRITVAY from the coding sequence ATGAACGTCTTCATCTTCGGCGCCAGCGGCACGGTGGGCAGCGCCCTCGTGCAGGAAGCCCTGCGGCGCGGCCACCAGGTCACGGCCGCCGCGCGCAACGCCACCGGCCTCACGGCCGCCGGCGTCAAGGCCGTGCAGGCCGATGCCACCAGCGAGCCCGAGGTGCGCGCCGCCGTGGCCGGCCACGATGCCGTGATCGCCGCCGTCAGCGGCCGCAAGAGCGGGCACGACACGGTGCCGGCCATCGCCAGGAACCTGCTGTCGGCCCTGCCGGCGGCCGGCGTGAACCGCCTGCTGTGGGTGGGCGGCGCCGGCAGCCTGGAAGTGGCGCCCGGCGTACGCCTGGTGGATACGCCCAATTTTCCCGAGGCCTACAAGGACGAGGCGCTGGGGCAGGGGCGGGCGCTCGACGTGTTCCGCGCCAGCGCGTCGCCGCTGAACTGGACCTGCGTGAGCCCGGCCGCCTTGCTGGCGCCCGGCGAGCGCACGGGGCAGTACCGCACCGGCGGCGACCAGCTGCTGGTGGACGCCGAAGGCAACAGCCGCATCAGCGTGGCAGACTTCGCGGTGGCCATGATCGACGAAATGGAACGCAACGCCCACCCCCGGACTCGTATCACGGTCGCCTACTGA
- a CDS encoding branched-chain amino acid ABC transporter permease: MNAQKSLLQGSRWKAWEPAVWLIGFAAPLLVAQHSLIVNEIAIVALFAMSLDLILGFTGIVSLGHAAFLGFGAYSAALFAKHINPDPTLGLLVAAATTTVLGAACSLTIMRGTDLTRLMVTLGVGLILLELANKLDWLTGGADGLQGVVMGPVLGKFEFDLQGQVAAWYSLVVAFVLFVLMRRLVNSPFGATLMAVRDNRLRAMAIGIPVTARLGVIYTISAGVAGIAGGLLAQTTGFASLDVFAFDRSADVMLMLVIGGTGWLYGGIAGAVVFKLLQDTLSAITPQYWMFWIGLFLVILVLVGRERLLRPWTWFGKKAKQS, translated from the coding sequence ATGAATGCGCAGAAATCATTGCTGCAAGGCTCGCGCTGGAAGGCCTGGGAGCCGGCCGTCTGGCTGATCGGTTTTGCCGCGCCGCTGCTGGTCGCTCAGCACTCGCTGATCGTCAACGAGATCGCCATCGTCGCGCTGTTCGCGATGTCGCTGGACCTGATCCTCGGCTTCACCGGCATCGTCTCGCTGGGCCATGCGGCCTTCCTGGGCTTCGGCGCCTACAGCGCTGCGCTGTTCGCCAAGCACATCAACCCCGACCCGACGCTGGGCCTGCTGGTGGCCGCGGCCACCACCACCGTGCTGGGCGCGGCCTGCAGCCTGACCATCATGCGCGGCACCGACCTCACGCGGCTGATGGTCACGCTGGGCGTGGGCCTGATCCTGCTGGAGCTGGCCAACAAGCTCGACTGGCTGACCGGCGGCGCCGACGGCCTGCAGGGCGTGGTCATGGGCCCGGTGCTCGGCAAGTTCGAGTTCGACCTGCAGGGCCAGGTTGCGGCCTGGTATTCGCTGGTGGTGGCGTTCGTGCTGTTCGTGCTGATGCGCCGGCTGGTGAACTCGCCGTTCGGCGCCACCTTGATGGCCGTGCGCGACAACCGCCTGCGCGCCATGGCCATCGGCATTCCGGTGACGGCGCGTCTGGGCGTGATCTACACCATCTCCGCCGGCGTGGCCGGCATCGCCGGCGGCCTGCTGGCGCAGACCACGGGCTTTGCCTCGCTCGACGTGTTCGCGTTCGACCGCTCGGCCGACGTGATGCTGATGCTGGTGATCGGCGGCACCGGCTGGCTGTACGGCGGCATCGCGGGCGCCGTGGTGTTCAAGCTGCTGCAGGACACGCTGTCGGCCATCACGCCGCAGTACTGGATGTTCTGGATCGGCCTGTTCCTGGTGATCCTGGTGCTGGTCGGGCGCGAGCGGCTGCTGCGCCCCTGGACCTGGTTCGGCAAGAAGGCGAAGCAATCATGA
- a CDS encoding ABC transporter ATP-binding protein, whose amino-acid sequence MSAAPTVLSARGLVMRFGGITATNNVTLDLKKGARHALIGPNGAGKTTLINLLTGVLEPTEGSITLEGLDITRLAPHQRVHRGMVRTFQINQLFDTLTPLQTLALTVSQHRRLGTRWWPSLGSNQAVAERCEVLLEQFHLTDVMNQPTRVLAYGKRRLLEIAIALACEPRVLLLDEPVAGVPAGEREELLQTVAALPADVSVLLIEHDMDLVFSFANRMTVLVNGTVLTEGDPEQIANDPQVKAVYLGHGEEAHG is encoded by the coding sequence ATGAGCGCCGCACCCACCGTTCTGTCCGCGCGCGGCCTGGTCATGCGCTTTGGCGGCATCACCGCCACCAACAACGTCACGCTGGACCTGAAGAAGGGCGCGCGCCATGCGCTGATCGGCCCCAACGGCGCCGGCAAGACCACATTGATCAACCTGCTGACCGGCGTGCTCGAACCGACCGAAGGCAGCATCACGCTCGAAGGCCTGGACATCACGCGCCTGGCGCCGCACCAGCGGGTGCACCGCGGCATGGTGCGCACCTTCCAGATCAACCAGCTGTTCGACACGCTCACGCCGCTGCAGACGCTGGCGCTCACGGTCTCGCAGCACCGCCGCCTGGGCACGCGCTGGTGGCCCTCGCTGGGCTCCAACCAGGCCGTGGCCGAACGCTGCGAGGTGCTGCTCGAGCAGTTCCACCTCACCGACGTGATGAACCAGCCCACCCGCGTGCTGGCCTACGGCAAGCGCCGGCTGCTGGAGATCGCCATCGCGCTGGCCTGCGAGCCGCGCGTGCTGCTGCTCGACGAACCCGTGGCCGGCGTGCCCGCGGGCGAGCGCGAGGAGCTGCTGCAGACCGTGGCGGCGCTGCCGGCCGATGTGTCGGTGCTGCTGATCGAGCATGACATGGACCTGGTGTTCAGCTTTGCCAACCGCATGACGGTGCTGGTCAACGGCACGGTGCTGACCGAGGGCGACCCCGAGCAGATTGCCAACGACCCGCAGGTCAAGGCGGTGTACCTGGGGCATGGAGAAGAAGCACATGGCTGA